ACTATATTTCAAGatgaattatattttcaaactcaatctaaaagaatttatttatagtcaaagtttCAAATGTTTGACTTAGGAAAAATTCAAAACAACTTTCTTTACAATATCAAGGAAATACTCTATTGCTCCTAAATTCCTAAGTCTTCTGCTACTGCCAGTGCGAGTGACATGACTAGCTAGAAGCATAGGACATACTCCATTACTACAAAATTCCTAATCCATCTTGACTAAGACTCAATGCTACCTATCAACCAGGCATGGCAGGGCTCACTGCATACGCTGGGTTTATGGAGGTGGGGAGGCCGAAGAGAGGCGACTTCGTGTTCGTATCTGCTGCGTCGGGCGCCGTCGGGCAGGTCGCCGGGCAGCTCGCCAAGATCGCCGGCTGCTACGTGGTCGGCAGCGCCGGCTCCGACGAGAAGGTCGATCTTCTGAAGACCAAGTTCGGCTTCAACGACGCGTTCAACTACAAGTCGGAGACCAACCTCACCGCCGTGCTCAAGCGCTGCCTCCCCGATGGCATCGACATCTACTTTGACAATGTGGGCGGCGCGACACTGGACACCGCGCTCTTGCACATGCGGCAAGGCGGCAGGGTCGTCGTCTGCGGGATGATCTCGCAGTACAACCTGGAGGAGCCAGACGGCCTGCGCAACATGTTCTACATCATCCCCAAAGCTGTCCGGGTGGAAGGGTTCAACGTTGGTGGCTACTTCCACATGTACTCGAGGTTCGAGGAGGAGATGGCCGGGTACATCAAGGAGGAGAAGGTCGTCGTCGTGGAGGACGTTGTTGAGGGGATCGAGAGCGCGCCAGCGGCTCTAATCGGGTTGTTCTCCGGGAGGAACGTTGGCAAACAGCTCGTGGCTCTTGCAAGGGAGTGAGTTCAATGTTTGTTATGTCTTTTACTAGTCGCTAGTGAAGAACGGTGAAATCACAAGAGGGGGCCAATTAGTTATTCTAAACATATTTGCTCCTTTTAAGTTGACTGAAATCTTGTTTTGGTGTAAGTAACCCATGTGGTTCGTTGGATGTGCAATCCATAGTTGAGATTGTTTCATGTGCAATTCGGATATCGGGCCTGCCTGTGACCTGTTATGTTTGTTAACTAGTCTGGCACTAGACTGAAACCCATTTGGCTGTCGGCTTCAGGTGTTTGGCTGTCCACTTCAAGTTGAGTGTTCCCCATTTTTGCCCATTGGTCGTTGAATACGAGAGAGAgtggcgaggagggaggagcttCTCGTCGGGGCGGAGAGATCCAGGAACCTAGTGTAACATCGCATCCACCACGTCACAGCTACACTCTCAGGAACCTAGTGCCTGCTCCCTTCGGGTTTAGATTAGGGATTTGTTTGTGCTTCTGTCTCAGGAACCTAGTGTTGGATTTAATCCATCTTATTCTGATTGTAGCCCTTGCATTGTCAATCATAATATGTAGTGTATGGCTAGTTGTATCACTATTCTGTTGTAAAATCAGATTCAATGTCAGTAGTGATTACCTAATTTTATTGTTTTTTCTGTGTATATATCCTCGTGATTCAACTCTGGTTCATCTCCCTATTTAATGTTGTTTGCAGTGTCCAGCTTAATATCATGCAGTATATCTCATTTAAGTTTAtcatttcctcttttttttaattctaCTGCTCACAAAATTTTTATTATGTTGTTTGATGCATATACCTCAAACTTGTAGTTCGCTACTATCATGTCCATTATAGTCTTTGTAGTACTCTATCGCACAATAGTTTCATTAGGTTATACATTTATTTAATTGTTATCTTTTAGTATAATCTATAGAGAATTCAGTTTAATCTCTTGATTTGATCCATAACATTTCTCTTGTTAGTAGTTTCTTTCTAGTGAAGTATGTCGTGTCATTTTTATCTTCTTGTTACCTGACTGTATGTGTACATATTTTGCAATCTAGTTTGATGTTGTATATCACTTGGTTCATTTGGACCATGTATTGTTCCAGATTTGTAGTCCCAGAAATTTACATTTGCATATTATATTGTCAGTTCATCTTTTTGAACTATGTATGATTTGCTATTTTAATTTTGTGACTGTGTTTGAAGTATCTTGTTCTTCTGTCCATTTGTTTTCAGTGTTAATAATTACACATTAGTTCATCATTTTTTTGTGTACCACTTACTGATTAGATTTTTTTGTTGTTTATGCTATTTTTGAGCCACGATGCCTCCTACGTCGAAACCGTCATTGAGGTTGATGAAGACTGAGGATTTTGATGATGATACTGATGAGATGTTTAAAGACAAAGATTTTGAAGAAGGTGTTGGAGAT
The genomic region above belongs to Panicum virgatum strain AP13 chromosome 8N, P.virgatum_v5, whole genome shotgun sequence and contains:
- the LOC120684766 gene encoding 2-alkenal reductase (NADP(+)-dependent)-like gives rise to the protein MAGGGDDAAAARNKMVVPKRHVTGFPTEEDMEVVVGTVRLGVPAGSTSAVLVKNLYLSCDPWMRGRMSRHDEGATAPGLDFVIGETMVNYGVGKVIDSTHAELTAGDLVWGMSGWEEYTLVTQPESLFKINHTELPLSYYTGVLGMAGLTAYAGFMEVGRPKRGDFVFVSAASGAVGQVAGQLAKIAGCYVVGSAGSDEKVDLLKTKFGFNDAFNYKSETNLTAVLKRCLPDGIDIYFDNVGGATLDTALLHMRQGGRVVVCGMISQYNLEEPDGLRNMFYIIPKAVRVEGFNVGGYFHMYSRFEEEMAGYIKEEKVVVVEDVVEGIESAPAALIGLFSGRNVGKQLVALARE